The genomic stretch AAAACAAGAACCCTGTGTGCATTACACCATGCGCGTTGTTAGGGAATATGAGGAACAGCAGACAGTTACAGATAGTGAAGGGAAAAGACGTACTGAGACGCGCCGTAGTTCTGAAACAGTTTCTAGTAATACTCAATCAATTCCCTTTACTTTGCAAGATTCTTCGGGCGAACTGATCGTCAATCTTGATGGTGGCAATATTGATACTGTCCAAGTGTTAGATGAGTTTCGGAAAGAGAATGCTAACGGCTCATCGATATCTTTTGGAGGATTTAGTTTAGCCATTGGTGCAGGTATTGGTGGTAGGCACACGATTGGCTATCGCTATACCGAGTCAATTTTGCCTTGCGATCGCGAGGTATTAGTAATTGGTACGGCAGCAGATGAAGGAGGTAAGTTAACACTTCGTAAACCGATTCAATCTGACAAAAAATTTATCATTTCCCTCAAGAGTGAGGAGGAACTTGCTAAGTCCACCGCAAATGCAGCAAAAGGCTTTTTCTATGGCATGGTTGGGTGCTTTGCAGTAGGTGTAATCTTATTAATTATTGGTTTAGTTTTGAAGAAGTAAGTAGTTAAGCACACCCATATTTCTGTATCTTCCTCCTAGCGGGCGATACAGAAATACATGTTTATAACTATGCCGAGCTACTTAGTTGCTTATTGCTACAGTTTACAAAATTGGCGCGATCGCGAAAAAGCTAATTCTCTAGTTTGCCAACCAAAAGAAAAATGACTAATGGAGTTAATGGCAGCAAATTCTTGATGGATTGCTTGCATCTGTAACTCTAAGGATGGGCGATCGCGAAAAGATTCGTTCCATTGTCCTAGCAGGATTGGAGAGATTTCTGCTCCCTCAGGGGCATATTGGAATACACGACGGATTTGAGCCACGATACATTCTGGCTTGCCACAGATCGCATAAGCCATCGGTCGCCACTCATAGGTTGTCGGTAATAGATGCCAAGGCTGCATCCGCGAATCAAAGCCATCCCCGACAGGTTGATTGCCATCGGAGAAAAAGGCGACACTAGCAGGAATACCTTGCTGCAAAACGGGCT from Pseudanabaena sp. Chao 1811 encodes the following:
- a CDS encoding E3 ubiquitin ligase family protein, yielding MAIFGGILIVIGIILFFVQKNYSTKLQSIRLATSSTIAELQRIASEIAGEIGSGNLREYVKVRGIIRSDRPLISELKQEPCVHYTMRVVREYEEQQTVTDSEGKRRTETRRSSETVSSNTQSIPFTLQDSSGELIVNLDGGNIDTVQVLDEFRKENANGSSISFGGFSLAIGAGIGGRHTIGYRYTESILPCDREVLVIGTAADEGGKLTLRKPIQSDKKFIISLKSEEELAKSTANAAKGFFYGMVGCFAVGVILLIIGLVLKK